The Pontibacter korlensis sequence CAACCGCTTCGTTAATGAGTTGGGTCTGCCTGAGTACGATGCAGCTGTTTTGACTGATGCGAAGGAGATTGCCCTATACTTTGAGGAGCTATCGCAGCACACTACCAACTATAAGGCAGCATCTAACTGGGTTATGGGACCCGTAAAGTCTTACCTAAACGAGCTTCAGCTGCACATTAAAGACTTCCCGTTAAAGCCGGAACAAATTGCGCAGTTAATCTCTTTAGTAGATGAGAACAAGGTAAGTCACTCTGTGGCTGCTAAAAAGATATTCCCGTTCATGCTGGAGCAACCGGAGTACACAGCTCAGCGTGTAGCCGAAGAGCAGAACTTGCTGCAGGAATCTAACGCTGATGAGCTGCTGCAGGTAGTTCAAGAAGTGTTAGCTGCAAATCCAGCCAAGGTTAAGGAATATAAAGCCGGTAAGCAGTCGCTGATTGGCATGTTTATGGGTGAGATCATGAAGAAAACAAAAGGAAAGGCTGACCCTAAAGCGACGAACCAATTGCTTCGTGAACAGTTAAACGCATAATGCTGATACTATGAATTTGAAAAACATGCTGGCGGTGGCTTCGGCTGCCGCTGTGCTTGCCAGTTGCCAGGGCAACAAGTCTGCCACTAACGGTGAAGACAGCTATACCATACAAGGTAAGCTTGATAACGCCACTGCAGGACAGGTATACCTGTTTGAGCTAGGAGAGCAGAACTTTGTGCCCCGCGATACTGCTGAAGTTAGCGATGACGGCACTTTTACTTTTACTGGTAAGATAAACGAGCCAACTTTTTACCGCATCACCATGGATCAGCAAAATGGACTGATGCTGGTTTTGGACCAGGGTAAAATTGCTGTAGAGGCCGATGCTGCAGATATAAATGGCACTGCTAAAATTGAGGGTTCTGAGGATTCACAGCTGTTTCAGGAGCTGAACAAGCTCGTGAATGAGAACCGCAAAAAGCAGATGGAACTGGAGCAAGCTTTTGCCCAGGCTATGCAGAATGGTAACGAGGCAGAGGCCGAGCGTTTAAGAGGCGAGTACTTTAAGCTGCAAAACCAGATAAAAGACTTTATTGCACAGCACCCTAAGTCTGTGGTTTCTGCTTTTGGTACAGCAAGCCTGGTAGATCTGGTAAATGATTTCGCTTTTGCAGATAGCATGGCCAATCTGTACAACCAGCATATTCCCAATTCAAAGTATACAGCCAAGCTGAATGAGCTCCTGAAGCCTCACCGTAGTACAGCCATTGGACAGACAGCACCAGACATTACTTTGCCAAGTCCGGATGGAGGTACTAAAACGCTTTCTTCCCTTCGAGGAAAGTATGTACTGATCGATTTTTGGGCAAGCTGGTGTGGTCCGTGCCGCAAAGAGAACCCCAATGTGGTAAAAATGTACAACAAGTATAAAGAAAAGGGTTTTGAGATCTTCGGCGTGTCTTTGGACCAGTCTGAAGAAAAGTGGCTGGCTGCCATTGAGAAGGATAAGCTAACCTGGCCACAAGTGTCTGACTTGAAGGGCTGGGAAAGCAGTGCTGCTCAACTTTATAATGTAACAGCAATCCCACAGACAGTATTGGTTGATCCGGAAGGAAAAATCATTGCTAAAGGCCTGAGAGGACCAGACCTTGAAAATAAACTAGCAGCGCTTCTTCCTTAAAAGCCACTGCTAAAACGTGCAAAAACAAAAAGAGCGGCCTTGTCAATCAAGGCCGCTCTTTTTGTTTTATTAGTAGTGACATTAGACGGTAAAGACCTTCTGAAGTGCTCCCCAAAGTAGCTTTTTATGCTCAACATTATGCTCCAACATATTTAGTGCCTGCGAGAACACGACCGGTATATTGCCCACCGTTACGGGGTTGTACAGTGTAAACTTCTCATGAGGCAGAGCAGTGTCGATGCGGCTGGCAAAGCTGATAATGTAGTTTACCTGCAAGTGCTGTAGCAGGTCTTCGAAAAGGGCGATAGATCCGGAAACATTGTTCACATACGCCACATCCTCTGGTCTAAGCCCAATAGCAGACAGTATTTTTTGAAGAAACTGCAACTGCGGAAGCTGAGCAAACTCATCATCAGGCAGGGTAACTAGTATGGCTACCCCTTTCTGATTCTGCCCCGTTATCTTATACTTCTGTTGCAGCGGCGAAGCCTCTTTCTTCGGAAACTTAGGCAGGGCAGGAGCAGGAGTTTTTCCTACAGGAGCCTCCGGCACGGCAGGAGCGGCAACGGTTGCCGGAGAAGTAGCATTTAGCTCAGTATGTACCTCAACTGGCTGAACAGGAACTGAGCTGGTTTCTTCAGGAGCGGATACAGGTATTTCACCCTCCACCAAATACACTGTTTCGGGTATAAAGTTTTTCAGAAACTCAGCTGATATATCTACTTCTAATCCTGCCATTTGTAATTCTATTCAGGTGCGTCTTCCTTGATATCAAATATAGAGCGCAGTTCGTTTGCTTCGCTAGGCTTCATACGGCCAGCCAATACAAGGCGAAGCTGGCGACGACGCAGTGCGCCATCATAAAGGCTAATCTCTTCTTCAGTTTCAGGTATCGCTTCTGGCACATCGATTGGATTTCCAAGTTGATCCACGGCTACAAAAGTGAAGAACGCCTGGTTCGATTTTACTTTCTTACCACTTGGAATGTCCTCGGCATACACAACAATATGTACCTCCATGGAGGAGTTGAAGGCGCGGGTAACCTTTGCCTCCAGGGTAACAACATTACCCAGTTTTATACTCTCTGCAAAAGATACATTGTCTACCGAAGCTGTTACCACAATGCGGTTAGAGTGCTTCTGAGCTGCAATAGCAGAAACAATGTCCATCCAGTGCATCATTTTGCCACCCATTAGGTTGTGCAGGGTGTTGGTGTCGTTTGGCAACACCAGTTCCGTCATAATTACGTAAGACTCAGATACTTTTTTTTGTTTACGCATTCTTGTTATGCTAAATGAGTCGCAAAGATACGCTACTGAGCCCAAAGGTTAAAATCTGACCGCAAGTAGCTGCTCCTGCAGAAGAGTTGAAGTGCGTTTTTGCAGGTGAAGCGCTGGATAGTTGTGTCTAGAATTTCTCGCCTCCGTCCCAGCCAGAACGGCCTAGCAGTGGAACGAACTTAAAATTGCTGAACTCCTCTTTTGTAAACTCATTTTCTTCCACACGTGTGATGCGCAGCATTTTCTGCGACTGTTCGTCACCGACTGGTATCACTAACACACCACCAATTGTGAGCTGTTTCAGGAGTTCTTTGGGTACAATAGGTGCACCTGCCGTCACGATAATCTTGTCAAAAGGCGCATGTGCTGGTAAGCCCTGTGAACCGTCTCCATGAAAAGTATGTGGGTTAAGACCATGCTTACGGAAGAAAATGCGCGCCTTTTCATAAAGAGGACGGTTGTACTCTATAGTATAGACATTGGGTGTAATCTGTAGCAGGATCGTACATTGATAACCTGAGCCTGTACCTATTTCCAAAACCTTATCAGTGGGCTTAAGTAGCAGTAGCTCCGTCTGGAAGGCAACAGTATAGGGCTGGGAGATAGTTTGCCCTTCACCAATCGGAAAAGCCTTGTCCTGGTAAGCCTGCTCCAGAAAAGCTTTGTCGAAAAAATAATGACGCGGTACAGTTTCGATGGCTGCAAGCACGCGCTCATCGCGTATGCCCTTCTCGCGAAGCAGTTTTACTAAAGCCCGGCGCATGCCTTTGTGCCTGTACGAGTCTGTTTGCATGTGGTAATTAGTAGGTGTTTCTAATTTGATGTACTACCTCTAAAGGAGGCAGGTTTGCGAAAATAAGCATCTAGCTTTAATAAAGCCCGCAAAAAGTGAGCTTTTCAGGTTCTTTATTTTAGCATAGTGCTGCGCCAAAGGCAGAATCTCTTAATTTTGATAATCAAATTACATTGAATGTGGTTATATACTAATTAGTATCTTACAGAGGATATAACTACCGCAGAAAAGAGAAAAGAATGTTTACAGGAATAATAGAAGCACTAGGTCGCGTGACCGATATACGTGAAGAGAACACGAACAAACATTTTACTATCACATCTCCATTCACAAATGAGCTGAAAATAGACCAAAGTGTGGCTCATAATGGCGTTTGTCTTACAGTAGTAAGTATAGACGGAGATAACTATACTGTTACAGCCATTGATGAGACGCTAAAGAAAACAAACCTTAATTACCTGAAAACAGGTGATGCTGTAAACCTGGAGCGTTGCATGCAGGCGAATGGCCGTTTTGATGGCCATGTGGTGCAGGGGCACGTAGACCAAACAGGCATATGCGAAGAGGTAAAGGATGAGAACGGGAGCTGGATCTTTACCTTCGGCTATGATGGCAACAAAGGCAACGTAACAGTAGAGAAAGGTTCTATTTGTGTAAATGGCATCAGCCTCACAGTGGTAAACTCAAGAGAGGATAGATTTTCTGTTGCTATCATTCCTTATACTTATGAGCATACAAACCTGCACCAGGTAAAACCAGGTGACACAGTAAACCTGGAGTTCGACATTATCGGCAAATATGTGGCAAGGCTGCTAGGAAAATAATAAAAGACACGGAAAAGCACAAAGTACAAGTCAGTCGATCTTTGCTTTGTGCTTTTTGGCTTTTTAGAACCTGCGCTCCTGGTTTGCCATACTTTGGTCAACGCTTAGCTTGCCAGCACCGCCCACCACCAAGGCCCAGGCCATGCCTATTACCAGCAGGTGGTATTCATAGCCTTCGCCCGCTTGGTTGCCGCCCCAGTTCATAAAGAACCCGTAGGGTAGTTGTATCGCCAGGATAATACCTGCAAAGAGACCGATGATGCAAAGTCCCCAAAACCGTACCCAAAAACCAAGTATGAGACAGAGGGCCCCGATAAACTCAATAATGATCACAAGCCAGCCCAGCCATCCTGGTAATCCAGACATCTGCTCAAACCCTTGCATAAACCCGGCAGCTCCTTGCCCACCAAACCAACCGAAGAGCTTTTGAGCGCCATGCGGAAGAATTACTAACCCCAGCATTACCCGTACAATGGTCAGGCCCCAGGTATCGTGCGTGAAGAGTAATCTGTCTTTGAAAAAGCCCATAGAGCAGCTATCTTGATAATTTCACATAACCACATTACGGAAGTTTCAACAAATAGATAAAAAGGCTCTTTGGCGCGAGAACTTTCAGTGCAAGCGGTAAAACTTAGGTAAGCTTAGATTATACTTGATAGCTATAAGCCTGATTGTCATAATCAGCAACACAGAGGCTATAAAGTTAGTATTCCGGTCAACCTGCAGATACTCGAGCCCAAGGTAAAATGTGGCACCAAGTATACAGGCACTGGCATAAAATTCTTTGCGGAGAAGCACAGGCACCTCATTGGTAAGTATATCTCTTATTGCGCCTCCCATCACAGCGGAGAACATACCCATGATGGCAGCTATTATTGGGCTCACCCCCAGGCTCAAAGCTTTTTCTGTGCCAACTATTGTAAACAGAGAGATGCCCAGCGTATCGAACAGCAGGAATGTGCGTCGCAAGCGAAGTAACACGCGGTAAAACAGTCCACAACAAACTACAGATGCTATAATGACATACAACACCATTGTGTCCTGAATCCAGACGAGCGGGTAGCTGCCAAGCATAATGTCCCGAAGGCTGCCCCCTCCAATGGCAGTTACAAACCCCGTAAATGCGGCACCAAACCAGTCCTGCTCTTTATCCCTTTCGCTTGCAGCCAAGGCACCCGACATGGCAAAAACCACTGTTCCTAATAATTCAAGTATATATTGTATGCTCACGTTGTAGGCTTAAGTACGCCACCAATATAAGCGGCTTGTATCACACAAGAAAATCTTAAGCTTTTATGAGGCACTTCTTCAAGTGAGTAAGTATAGTCCTCGTTTATGGTAGCCAATTAAAAAACTTCCTCTGCAGCAACATAAGCCATTTTAACAGATAAGAAGGTGCAAACTATAACAGGCCAAACTTAACCCCAAAAAAGAAAGTGCGCGGCCGTGCCGGACCATAAACATAGTTGCTGTCGCGGTAAGGACCCGTATCAAAATCCTTCTGGTACTGGTTAAACATGTTTTGTATACCGGTATTAAACTGCAGGTCCTGCTTTATACTTTTAAGGGGGATGCGGTAAGACAGTTTCAGGTTGTTCTCTATGAATGATGGCGAAGTATAAAGCTCGTCTTCCACCACACCGGGAGCACCAGCAAAGTGAGGTACTTCCATGGGCCCAGTAAGCACCCCAGATAGGGTAGCATTGAAACGCCCCTGCGGCAGTAATGTTAGCACATAGTAGCCATAGATGGCTGGTGTACGCAGGTATTGTCGGGTACCGGAAATTTCCGAGGACCAGGCAACCGGCTCATCGTAGCGGGAGCTCTGATAAGTCATACCTGCTTCTATCTGAAATCGCTGGTCATAATTTAGCCGCCCCTCCAGAGTAACTCCCTTTACTGTTGAGTGGCTTCCGTTTTTGCGCAGTAAGCGCTGATTACCCTGTTCATCTGTTCCAATCTCCTCCAGCACAAAAGCATTCTGCAAGCGGGTATAGAAAGCATCAACCGTAAACCCAAAGATCATGTGCTCGCTGGGCTTGTTAAAATCTACCGAGGCATTGTAAGCATTGGAGGTTTCCTCTTCCAGCTCCGGATCAATCTGTACATAAGAGATACCGCCTCCGGCAAAAGCGATGTGCATGTCTGCCTCAAAAGCCTGCGGTGCTCTGAAGCCACGGGCATAGGAGGCACGGAGCTGTGTGGTGCTGCCTAATTTGTATAAAGCACTGACTCGGGGCGTCAGTATAGTTTCATCTACGTTGTTGTGCTTATTTGCCCGCACACCGGAAAGTACAGTCAGGGCAGGAGTTAGATCCCAGTCGCTCTGCAGGAACAATCCTGTCAGGTTGTTCTCCTGGTCTATCAGGTAACTGTAGGCTTCAATTTCATCGAATGTGTAGTCGTATTGATGTTCGGCACCCAGTGTAAAAGTATTACTGCCTCCCAGAAAGTTGTGGGAGGTATAGTTGTACTGTAAGCCTCCCTGAAACGTATGGCTCTTTGTCTGGCCCCAACCATCTGATTGCTCCATTCCTGTATAATGTGTGCGCTTGGTGTTTTGGCCTGAGCCATAGACACTAAAGGAAGACCTGCCGTTTTTTAAGCTATGGTCCCAGTTAAAGCCGCCAACCAAAATGTTGTGCAGGCGGTACTCAGACTGATCAGCCTGGTCGGCGGGTTTATCAAGTTTATTCCCGCCTTTGCGCTCCTCATGTATGCTCCAGGCATTCACATCAATCTTATCTCGCTCTGTTGGCTTAAAGAAAGCGTTAAAGCCAAAGGAGTTATTCTTCAGCTGTGCCAGTTCCGAAAATCCGTCTTCGTTGGCGTCATAAGCTTCCCTGTCGCGGTGCGATGCAAAGAATGAAAGGCCTGCATTCTTAAGCTCATTAACTGTGTTCACGTTTGCATTCAGGAAATGATCCCATGCTTCGCCGTCCACTACTGATGAGCTTGTGGAAAGGGTGTAGGTGCTGCTGGTTGGTTCTTTGGTAATGATATTAACGGTACCTGCAATGGCACTGGAACCATATAATACAGAGCCTCCACCTCGAACTACTTCCACACGCTCTACCATATTAGCAGGAATCTGCTCCAGACCGTACAAACCCATGATCGAAGTGAATATAGGACGGCTATTCACCAGTATTTGAGAGTATGCACCTCCCAGTCCATTCATCCGCAGTTGGGTATAATTACAGGTTTGGCAGTCAGTTTCCATCCGGAGGCCAGGCTGAAAACAGAGCCCTTCGCTAAGTGTGTTGGATTGAGTGAACTCAAATGTGCGGCTGTCGAGTACATTAACAGCAACAGGACTCTCTAACCTGCGCCTCTCGGTACGGGTACCTGTTACCACCACCTCATTAAGAGTAGCGTGTGCTTCTTGTAAGGGTATAGTAAGAGTAGAGGTGGAGTCGGGTAACACCTGTACTGTGCTTTGCGTTGGCTTATAGCCTATTGCTGTTACCAATACGACATGGCTGCCTTCTGTAACGTCCTTAAGCATAAACTCTCCATACTCATTTGTAGGAGTGCCTTTCTGTGTTCCTTTCAGCATAACCGTAGCATAGGGTACAGTGGCTGTGCCTGCTGTAACTTTGCCCTTTATACTTCCATTATTCTGAGCAACAGCAATTATGGTAGTATAGCTAAATAACAGTAGAATTATGATTCTCATAGCATTGCGTAAGATGACACATATTTATTCGAAACGCTAAATTATAGATTTAGGTTTGTCTAAAATAATAATTAGATAATTTATGATCCCGATTGAGGTTTTAGCAACTAAAAAGCCCCCATGGTTTCATCCATAGGGGCTATAAAGCTTTAAGCAATTCAGCTAAGGCTATCAAAAACCAGGTAAGATGGTGGCGATTTATATATACTTCTCGCGGAGTAGTTGTGCTACCTTTTGCATACCTGTACTGGCTTTTTCTTCAAACCGATGTACGTTATCTCTTACACGCATACTAGGTAGGTTAGGGTCCACCACGAAAATTGGCGCATCAGAAGAGACATAGTCCACCAATCCGGCGGCAGGATAAACTATCAGAGATGTACCTACAACTAAAAAGATATCTGCCTGAAGAGTTTCCTCTATGGCTTTCTCCATCATTGGCACAGGTTCGCCAAACCACACAATATTCGGCCTGAGCTGAGAACCTCTTTCACATTTGTCACCTTTCTTCAGCTCCCATCCTTCTATAGGGTAGACCAGAGTCGGGTCTAAGGTGCTGCGGCTTTCAAATAACTTTCCGTGCAGGTGAATGACATTGGTAGAGCCAGCTCGCTCGTGCAAGTCATCTACGTTTTGGGTAATAATGCGCACGTCAAACTCTTTTTCCAGATCGGCCAGCGTTAGGTGGGCTGCGTTTGGCTCTACAGTATGTGCATTTTTACGGCGCTGGTTATAAAAGTCCAACACAAGCTCAGGGTTTCTGTGCCAGCCCTCAGGTGAGGCGACCTCCATTACATCATGGCCTTCCCAAAGACCGTCTGCGTCCCGGAATGTGGCAATACCGCTCTCTGCACTTATGCCTGCACCTGATAATACCACCAGTTTCTTCTTCATAAGTTTTATAGTTTATAGTAAGCTACTACTCCTGTAAAGTATATGCATTGCAGCTGTTAAAGTTACAGTAATAGCCTAAAGCACAACCCCAACACCAATGCTTGCTTATACTTTTAGAAAGCCGATACACTTACTATGCAAGCCATTATTTTTTGTGGAATTCAAGCCAGCGGGAAATCAACCTATTACCAAAGACATTTCTTTAACAGCCATGTGCGCATAAGTATGGATCTCCTGCGCACTCGTAACCGCGAGCGTCTGTTTCTGGAGGCTTGCCTGAAAAGCCAGATGAGATTTGTAGTTGACAATACTAACCCGACAAAAAATGATCGTGCAAAATATATCAGCATGGCACAACAGGCAAGGTATGAGGTAATAGGCTATTATTTTGAATCAACTTCCAGTGATGCTGTAAAGCGCAACAGCCAGCGCAGCGGGCGTTTTCTAGTACCTCTAAAGGGTATTTATGGTACAAACAAGAGGTTAGAGCCACCTGTACTGTCGGAAGGTTTTAGTAAGCTGTATATAGTCCGGCTACTGCCTTCCGGAGAGTATGATGTCAGGCTTGCAGATGGCAACGAAGACAAATGAGCGTGCACTCTGTTAAATTAAGTAGTAAACCTTGTACAGGGAATGTGCTACAATGTTATATTCGCTAAATTTTACCTGTATGATAAAGAGGAGCGAAAGACTGAACAATGTGTCTTATGACCTGTGCGGACCACTGTACGAGCGGGCAAAAGAACTTGAGAAACAGGGACACAAGGTTACAAAACTGAACATCGGTAACCCGGCACCTTTTGGTTTCCAGGCCCCACATGAGGTGGTGCAGCATGTTATCCGGAACCTAACGCATGCCCAAGGCTATTCAGACCATAAGGGGCTTGTGAGTGCCCGCGAGGCCGTAAAGCATCATTATGCAGCAAAGGGTATAAGCAGGATAAGTGCAGATGATATTTTCCTGGGCAATGGCCTTAGCGAACTGATTATGCACGCTGTGGAGGCATTGCTAAATGATGGAGATGAGGTGCTGATTCCGTCACCAGATTACCCACTCTGGACAGCTGCCGTGCGCTTTGCTGGCGGCAAGGCCGTTCATTATACCTGCGACGAAGAGTCTGACTGGAATCCAGATGTACAGGATATCCGAAACAAGCTAACCAGCCGCACAAAAGCTCTGGTGCTCATCAACCCAAACAACCCAACGGGTGCGGTATATGCCAAAGAACTGCTGCAGGAGCTGGTACAGTTAGCTGAGGAACATAACCTGGTTATTTTTTCTGACGAGATCTATGATAAGATCCTGTATGATGATACTGAATTCACCTCTGTAGCAACTCTGTCTGATACTGTGCTCTTTGTAACGTTCAGCGGTTTATCTAAGAACTACCTGGCTGCCGGTTTCAGGGCGGGCTGGATGCTGGTTAGCGGAGCAAAGCTAAAAGCCAAAGACTATCTTGATGGCTTAAATACCCTGGCAAGCCTGCGCGTATGCAGCAATGTGCCGGCACAGTTCGCGATTGAGGCAGCCTTAGAGGGACAGCAAAGTATACGTGAACTAACCAAACCAACAGGAAGGCTTGGGCAGCAACGGGCAATCTGCTATGAGAAGCTTACAGCCATACCAGGTATCACCTGTGTGAAGCCCAAAGGTGCCTTCTATATGTTCCCGAAGTTAGATACAGCAAAATTCGACGTAAAAAACGACCAACAGTTCGCGCTTGATCTGCTGTCGGAGCAACATGTGCTGCTAGTGCCCGGCTCAGGCTTTAATTATCAGCACCAGGATCACTTTAGAGTAGTATACCTCCCGGAGCCAGTAGAACTGAGCGATACGCTTGATAGAGTTCAGGTTTTTCTTCAGACCTATCAGCAACTTGAGTTAGAGAAGGCTTGAGTTGAGGAGTTAGAAGGTTAAGAAGTCAGAAGGTTAGAAAATAAGAAAGCCTCAGCAGATACATTTGCTGAGGCTTTCTTATTTGAGGATTATTGATAAACTCTGTAACTCCCAAACTCTTTAACTACAAAGTATACTTGCGGCCTTTGTTTTGCTCTTTCAGGTAGTCCATTAGCGGCTGGAAGTAATCTACCATGGCTCGGGCACTAAATTCTTCGCCTGTTTTGTCTTTCAGCATCTGGCGCCAATCTGCGGAGGCTCCTGGATACATGATGTCACGCAGGAAATTACCTACTTCTTTGCTGCCATAGTAATTGGTTGCGTGCGGGTCCTGCTTCAGAAAATTTTTAGCAATATGGTCGTGCAACTGGAACAGAATAACGTAGCTCATGGCATAGTCATAGTACTGTGCTGCATCGTCGTATATATGTGTTTTAGTGGCGGCATCCAGGTAGTTCTCGCCACGATCAGACGGTGGCACAATGCCTTGGTACTGCTTTTTGAGCTCCCACCAACGCTTGTTCAGCTGGTCTGCCGGTAAGCTCTTCGCATAGAAATCATGCTCCCACTCACTCATTACGCCCGAAGAAAAAGGTATGAACACCACATAGTTTAGCGCCTCCTTTAAAAGCGCCTGTACTTCGTCTGTTTGTGTGTTTTTATGGATCAGGTTGAGCTCAGCCAGGAAAGGCTTTTGCATAGCTGCCAAGCCCATCAATGAGCCAATACCTTCGTGATAAGCACGGTTAGCGCCTCCACGCAGCAGCACAGGTACATCAGGGTTAGTATAAGTCATGTAGTATTGACATTCCCACCGCTAAAGCAGGTTGGATTCTTGGGCTACCTGGCTACTGCGACCGTATATCTCCCAAGCTGAAACGGTCTGCCCGACCGCCTTATTTCTTA is a genomic window containing:
- a CDS encoding TlpA disulfide reductase family protein, translated to MNLKNMLAVASAAAVLASCQGNKSATNGEDSYTIQGKLDNATAGQVYLFELGEQNFVPRDTAEVSDDGTFTFTGKINEPTFYRITMDQQNGLMLVLDQGKIAVEADAADINGTAKIEGSEDSQLFQELNKLVNENRKKQMELEQAFAQAMQNGNEAEAERLRGEYFKLQNQIKDFIAQHPKSVVSAFGTASLVDLVNDFAFADSMANLYNQHIPNSKYTAKLNELLKPHRSTAIGQTAPDITLPSPDGGTKTLSSLRGKYVLIDFWASWCGPCRKENPNVVKMYNKYKEKGFEIFGVSLDQSEEKWLAAIEKDKLTWPQVSDLKGWESSAAQLYNVTAIPQTVLVDPEGKIIAKGLRGPDLENKLAALLP
- a CDS encoding acyl-CoA thioesterase — encoded protein: MRKQKKVSESYVIMTELVLPNDTNTLHNLMGGKMMHWMDIVSAIAAQKHSNRIVVTASVDNVSFAESIKLGNVVTLEAKVTRAFNSSMEVHIVVYAEDIPSGKKVKSNQAFFTFVAVDQLGNPIDVPEAIPETEEEISLYDGALRRRQLRLVLAGRMKPSEANELRSIFDIKEDAPE
- a CDS encoding protein-L-isoaspartate(D-aspartate) O-methyltransferase, whose amino-acid sequence is MQTDSYRHKGMRRALVKLLREKGIRDERVLAAIETVPRHYFFDKAFLEQAYQDKAFPIGEGQTISQPYTVAFQTELLLLKPTDKVLEIGTGSGYQCTILLQITPNVYTIEYNRPLYEKARIFFRKHGLNPHTFHGDGSQGLPAHAPFDKIIVTAGAPIVPKELLKQLTIGGVLVIPVGDEQSQKMLRITRVEENEFTKEEFSNFKFVPLLGRSGWDGGEKF
- a CDS encoding riboflavin synthase produces the protein MFTGIIEALGRVTDIREENTNKHFTITSPFTNELKIDQSVAHNGVCLTVVSIDGDNYTVTAIDETLKKTNLNYLKTGDAVNLERCMQANGRFDGHVVQGHVDQTGICEEVKDENGSWIFTFGYDGNKGNVTVEKGSICVNGISLTVVNSREDRFSVAIIPYTYEHTNLHQVKPGDTVNLEFDIIGKYVARLLGK
- a CDS encoding DoxX family protein translates to MGFFKDRLLFTHDTWGLTIVRVMLGLVILPHGAQKLFGWFGGQGAAGFMQGFEQMSGLPGWLGWLVIIIEFIGALCLILGFWVRFWGLCIIGLFAGIILAIQLPYGFFMNWGGNQAGEGYEYHLLVIGMAWALVVGGAGKLSVDQSMANQERRF
- a CDS encoding trimeric intracellular cation channel family protein; amino-acid sequence: MSIQYILELLGTVVFAMSGALAASERDKEQDWFGAAFTGFVTAIGGGSLRDIMLGSYPLVWIQDTMVLYVIIASVVCCGLFYRVLLRLRRTFLLFDTLGISLFTIVGTEKALSLGVSPIIAAIMGMFSAVMGGAIRDILTNEVPVLLRKEFYASACILGATFYLGLEYLQVDRNTNFIASVLLIMTIRLIAIKYNLSLPKFYRLH
- a CDS encoding TonB-dependent receptor; the encoded protein is MRIIILLLFSYTTIIAVAQNNGSIKGKVTAGTATVPYATVMLKGTQKGTPTNEYGEFMLKDVTEGSHVVLVTAIGYKPTQSTVQVLPDSTSTLTIPLQEAHATLNEVVVTGTRTERRRLESPVAVNVLDSRTFEFTQSNTLSEGLCFQPGLRMETDCQTCNYTQLRMNGLGGAYSQILVNSRPIFTSIMGLYGLEQIPANMVERVEVVRGGGSVLYGSSAIAGTVNIITKEPTSSTYTLSTSSSVVDGEAWDHFLNANVNTVNELKNAGLSFFASHRDREAYDANEDGFSELAQLKNNSFGFNAFFKPTERDKIDVNAWSIHEERKGGNKLDKPADQADQSEYRLHNILVGGFNWDHSLKNGRSSFSVYGSGQNTKRTHYTGMEQSDGWGQTKSHTFQGGLQYNYTSHNFLGGSNTFTLGAEHQYDYTFDEIEAYSYLIDQENNLTGLFLQSDWDLTPALTVLSGVRANKHNNVDETILTPRVSALYKLGSTTQLRASYARGFRAPQAFEADMHIAFAGGGISYVQIDPELEEETSNAYNASVDFNKPSEHMIFGFTVDAFYTRLQNAFVLEEIGTDEQGNQRLLRKNGSHSTVKGVTLEGRLNYDQRFQIEAGMTYQSSRYDEPVAWSSEISGTRQYLRTPAIYGYYVLTLLPQGRFNATLSGVLTGPMEVPHFAGAPGVVEDELYTSPSFIENNLKLSYRIPLKSIKQDLQFNTGIQNMFNQYQKDFDTGPYRDSNYVYGPARPRTFFFGVKFGLL
- a CDS encoding SIR2 family NAD-dependent protein deacylase, which gives rise to MKKKLVVLSGAGISAESGIATFRDADGLWEGHDVMEVASPEGWHRNPELVLDFYNQRRKNAHTVEPNAAHLTLADLEKEFDVRIITQNVDDLHERAGSTNVIHLHGKLFESRSTLDPTLVYPIEGWELKKGDKCERGSQLRPNIVWFGEPVPMMEKAIEETLQADIFLVVGTSLIVYPAAGLVDYVSSDAPIFVVDPNLPSMRVRDNVHRFEEKASTGMQKVAQLLREKYI
- a CDS encoding AAA family ATPase, translating into MDLLRTRNRERLFLEACLKSQMRFVVDNTNPTKNDRAKYISMAQQARYEVIGYYFESTSSDAVKRNSQRSGRFLVPLKGIYGTNKRLEPPVLSEGFSKLYIVRLLPSGEYDVRLADGNEDK
- a CDS encoding pyridoxal phosphate-dependent aminotransferase, producing MIKRSERLNNVSYDLCGPLYERAKELEKQGHKVTKLNIGNPAPFGFQAPHEVVQHVIRNLTHAQGYSDHKGLVSAREAVKHHYAAKGISRISADDIFLGNGLSELIMHAVEALLNDGDEVLIPSPDYPLWTAAVRFAGGKAVHYTCDEESDWNPDVQDIRNKLTSRTKALVLINPNNPTGAVYAKELLQELVQLAEEHNLVIFSDEIYDKILYDDTEFTSVATLSDTVLFVTFSGLSKNYLAAGFRAGWMLVSGAKLKAKDYLDGLNTLASLRVCSNVPAQFAIEAALEGQQSIRELTKPTGRLGQQRAICYEKLTAIPGITCVKPKGAFYMFPKLDTAKFDVKNDQQFALDLLSEQHVLLVPGSGFNYQHQDHFRVVYLPEPVELSDTLDRVQVFLQTYQQLELEKA
- a CDS encoding M2 family metallopeptidase, with translation MTYTNPDVPVLLRGGANRAYHEGIGSLMGLAAMQKPFLAELNLIHKNTQTDEVQALLKEALNYVVFIPFSSGVMSEWEHDFYAKSLPADQLNKRWWELKKQYQGIVPPSDRGENYLDAATKTHIYDDAAQYYDYAMSYVILFQLHDHIAKNFLKQDPHATNYYGSKEVGNFLRDIMYPGASADWRQMLKDKTGEEFSARAMVDYFQPLMDYLKEQNKGRKYTL